In a single window of the Cydia splendana chromosome 20, ilCydSple1.2, whole genome shotgun sequence genome:
- the LOC134800883 gene encoding oocyte zinc finger protein XlCOF6-like encodes MCAECEYTTSSKKSLETHLKSHSLENNLNCSNCSYTTSCKSDLHKHQTVHMAGEPLKCSDCDFKCSVESNLRRHQKTHNRRDQRILTGKQLYKCSNCDYKCKSRSVLRKHDRTHTRAKPLQCSHCDYKCAQKGNLKRHQRIHTGEKPYKCSHCNYKCSVSSNLRDHERTHTDEKPFQCSQCDYKCSQKSYLKIHQKTHTGEKPFQCSQCNYKCIRKSHLKLHQRTHTGEKLFQCSHCNYKCRLISHLKIHEMSHTGEQPYKCRHCDYKCSQSSTLRYHEMTHTGEKPFQCSHCDYKCSRKSYLKIHQKTHTGEKPFQCSHCNYKCIRKSHLKIHQRTHTGEKPFQCSHCNYKCRLISHLKIQQMSHTGEQPYKCKHCDYKCSDSSALRIHERTHTGEKPFHCSQCVYKCSKKSNLKIHQMSHTGEKPFQCSHCNYKCKIKSHLKTHQMTHTGEKPFHCTQCNYKCIRKSQLKIHQRTHTGEKPFQCSQCNYKCSLKSHLKTHQMSHTSEKPFQCSHCNYKCRLKSHLKIHEMSHTGEQPYKCRHCDYKCSQSSNLRYHEITHTGEKPFQCSHCDYKCNQKSNLKIHQKTHTGEKPFQCSQCNYKCKLNSRLKIHERTHTGEQPYKCRHCDYNSSDSSALRIHERTHTAEKAFQCSHCDYKCSQKSNLKIHQMSHTGEKPFLCSQCDYKCRQISHLKIHERTHTGEQPYTCRHCDYKCSQSSNLRYHEMTHTGEKPFQCSHCDYKCRLKSHLKIHERTHTREKSFKYR; translated from the coding sequence ATGTGTGCTGAATGTGAGTATACAACAAGTTCCAAGAAAAGTTTGGAGACTCATTTAAAGAGTCACTCTTTGGagaataatttaaattgtagTAACTGTAGTTACACAACTTCGTGTAAAAGTGATTTACACAAACACCAAACAGTACACATGGCTGGAGAGCCTTTAAAGTGCAGTGACTGCGATTTCAAATGCAGTGTTGAATCAAACCTGCGACGTCACCAGAAGACGCACAACCGGAGAGACCAGAGAATACTCACTGGAAAACAGCTTTACAAATGTAGTAATTGCGACTACAAGTGTAAGTCTAGGTCAGTCTTACGAAAACATGACAGGACACATACTAGGGCGAAGCCATTGcaatgtagccactgtgattataaATGCGCTCAGAAAGGAAATTTAAAAAGACACCAGAGGATACACACTGGAGAAAAACCCTATAAATGTAGTCACTGCAACTACAAGTGTAGTGTTAGTTCTAATTTACGAGATCATGAAAGGACACACACTGAcgagaagccttttcagtgtagccagtgtgattacaaatgcagtcagaaatcatatttaaaaatacaccagaagacacatactggcgagaagccttttcagtgtagccaatGTAATTATAAATGCATTCGGAAAtcacatttaaaattacaccAGAGGACACACACTGGCGAGAAGctttttcagtgtagccactgtaattATAAATGCAGGCTGATATCACATTTAAAAATACACGAGATGTCACACACTGGAGAACAGCCTTACAAATGCAGACATTGTGACTACAAGTGCAGTCAGAGTTCAACCTTACGATACCACGAAAtgacacatactggcgagaagccttttcagtgtagccactgtgattataaATGCAGTCggaaatcatatttaaaaatacaccagaagacacatactggcgagaagccttttcagtgtagccattGTAATTATAAATGCATTCGGAAATCACATTTAAAAATACACCAGAGGACACAcactggcgagaagccttttcagtgtagccactgtaattATAAATGCAGGCTGATATCACATTTAAAAATACAGCAGATGTCTCACACTGGAGAACAGCCTTACAAATGCAAACATTGTGACTACAAGTGCAGTGATAGTTCTGCCTTACGAATACatgaaaggacacatactggcgagaagccttttcaTTGTAGCCAATGTGTTTACAAATGTAGTAagaaatcaaatttaaaaatacaccagatgtcacacactggcgagaagccttttcagtgtagccactgtaattATAAATGCAAGATTAAATCACATTTGAAAACGCACCAGAtgacacatactggcgagaaaCCTTTTCATTGTACGCAATGTAATTATAAATGCATTCGGAAATCACAATTAAAAATACACCAGAGGACACAcactggcgagaagccttttcagtgtagccaatGTAATTATAAATGCAGCCTGAAATCACATTTAAAAACACACCAGATGTCACACACTAGCGAGAAGCCTTTTCAATGTAGTCACTGTAATTATAAATGCAGACTGAAATCACATTTAAAAATACACGAGATGTCACACACTGGAGAACAGCCTTACAAATGCAGACATTGTGACTACAAGTGCAGTCAGAGTTCAAACTTACGATACCACGAAATtacacatactggcgagaagccttttcagtgtagccactgtgattataaATGCAATCagaaatcaaatttaaaaatacaccagaagacacatactggcgagaagccttttcagtgtagccaatGTAATTATAAATGCAAGCTGAATTCACGTTTAAAAATACACGAGAGGACGCACACTGGAGAACAGCCTTACAAATGCAGACATTGTGACTACAATAGCAGTGATAGTTCAGCCTTACGAATACatgaaaggacacatactgCCGAGAAGgcttttcagtgtagccactgtgattataaatgcagtcagaaatcaaatttaaaaatacaccagatgtcacatactggcgagaagccttttcTGTGTAGCCAATGTGATTATAAATGCAGGCAGATATCACATTTAAAAATACACGAGAGGACGCACACTGGAGAACAGCCTTACACATGCAGACATTGTGactacaaatgcagtcagagtTCAAACTTACGATACCACGAAATGACACATACTGGggagaagccttttcagtgtagccactgtgattataaATGCAGGCTGAAATCACATTTAAAAATACACGAGAGGACACACACTAGAGAAAAGTCTTTCAAATATAGGTAA